A single genomic interval of Candidatus Hydrogenedentota bacterium harbors:
- a CDS encoding 3-deoxy-7-phosphoheptulonate synthase, with protein sequence MPDWSPTSWRSHAAAQQPAYDDPAALDRAVKELSTKPPLVAMGEVERLRAELALAAEGRRFVLHGGDCAERFADCTRESLTAKFQVLLQMSLVLTYATRRPVIRIGRIAGQYAKPRSADTETVNGAALPVYRGDLVNDVTPAPEARRADPARLLDGYYHSAASLNFLRALIEGGFADLHHPEQWDLGFIEQSRNSVEYRRVVDAIRDAVTFMETVGGAAETLQRVSMHTSHEALLLPYEEAMTRREGESWLNSSAHFLWLGYRTAQPDSAHVEYLRGVRNPVGVKVGPGTDVERLLGILNVLDPDREPGRVTLITRFGAERAASGLPPLLQAVSATRRQVVWSCDPMHGNTRPAGDGRKTRRMSDIFAELEQTFEAHEAVGTRLGGVHFEMTGEAVTECLGGSGGVEKEDLGLRYQTACDPRMNGAQALEMAFLIARFMR encoded by the coding sequence ATGCCCGATTGGAGCCCCACTTCCTGGCGGTCGCATGCGGCGGCGCAGCAGCCCGCGTATGACGATCCCGCCGCCCTCGACCGCGCGGTGAAGGAACTGTCCACCAAACCGCCGCTGGTCGCGATGGGCGAGGTGGAGCGGCTGCGCGCCGAGCTGGCCCTGGCCGCGGAGGGGCGCCGTTTTGTGCTGCACGGCGGCGACTGCGCCGAGCGCTTCGCCGACTGCACGCGGGAATCGCTCACCGCCAAGTTCCAGGTGCTGCTTCAGATGAGCCTGGTGCTCACCTACGCCACCCGGCGGCCCGTCATCCGCATCGGGCGCATCGCGGGGCAGTATGCCAAACCGCGCAGCGCCGACACCGAGACCGTGAACGGCGCGGCCCTGCCCGTGTACCGGGGCGACCTGGTCAACGATGTGACCCCGGCGCCGGAGGCCCGCCGGGCCGATCCGGCCCGGCTCCTGGACGGCTATTACCACTCCGCCGCCAGCCTGAACTTCCTGCGCGCCCTCATCGAGGGCGGCTTCGCCGACCTGCACCACCCGGAGCAGTGGGATTTGGGGTTCATCGAGCAGAGCCGGAACTCCGTCGAGTACCGCCGCGTGGTGGACGCCATCCGCGACGCCGTCACGTTCATGGAGACCGTGGGCGGGGCTGCGGAGACCCTTCAGCGGGTCTCGATGCACACCTCCCATGAGGCGCTGCTGCTCCCCTACGAGGAGGCCATGACCCGCCGGGAGGGGGAAAGCTGGCTCAACAGCAGCGCGCATTTTCTGTGGCTCGGCTACCGGACGGCCCAGCCCGACAGCGCCCATGTGGAGTATCTGCGCGGCGTGCGCAACCCCGTGGGCGTCAAGGTGGGGCCCGGCACCGATGTCGAGCGCCTGCTGGGCATCCTCAACGTGCTGGACCCGGACCGGGAGCCCGGACGGGTGACGCTCATCACCCGGTTCGGCGCGGAGCGCGCCGCGTCCGGCCTGCCGCCCCTGCTTCAGGCCGTCTCCGCCACGCGGCGGCAGGTGGTGTGGAGCTGCGACCCCATGCACGGCAACACGCGCCCCGCCGGCGACGGACGGAAGACCCGCCGCATGTCCGACATTTTCGCCGAGCTCGAGCAGACCTTCGAGGCCCACGAGGCCGTGGGCACCCGGCTCGGAGGCGTGCATTTCGAGATGACGGGAGAGGCGGTCACGGAGTGCCTCGGCGGCTCCGGCGGCGTGGAGAAGGAGGACCTGGGCCTCCGTTACCAGACCGCCTGCGACCCCCGCATGAACGGGGCGCAGGCGCTTGAAATGGCCTTCCTGATTGCCCGTTTCATGCGCTGA
- a CDS encoding transcriptional regulator, whose amino-acid sequence MTTPLEKLLHLAEAKGLIRARDLAGHGIPRQCLSVACGRGLLERLDRGLYSLPGAVQTEHRSLVEVCALVPHGVICLLSALQFHGMTTQSPFEVWLAIGESKEIPRISLVRLRIARFSADSLKDGVERHEVNGAELRVFSAAKTVADSFKYRNKIGVDVAAEALRDYLRQRKGTIDDLTRHARVCRVERVMQPYLEALL is encoded by the coding sequence ATGACAACGCCCCTTGAAAAGCTCCTGCATCTGGCCGAGGCGAAAGGGCTGATTCGCGCCCGGGATCTGGCCGGACACGGAATCCCGCGCCAGTGTCTGTCGGTCGCATGCGGGCGCGGGCTGCTTGAACGTCTGGACCGGGGCCTCTACTCCCTTCCCGGCGCGGTCCAAACGGAACACCGCAGCCTGGTCGAAGTCTGCGCACTTGTGCCGCACGGGGTGATTTGCCTTCTTTCGGCGCTCCAGTTTCACGGCATGACCACCCAGAGTCCTTTTGAGGTCTGGCTTGCCATCGGCGAGTCCAAGGAGATCCCCCGGATCAGCCTTGTTCGGCTGCGCATCGCCCGCTTCTCCGCCGACTCGCTGAAGGACGGCGTGGAACGCCATGAGGTGAACGGGGCGGAGCTCCGGGTGTTTTCGGCCGCAAAAACCGTCGCGGACAGCTTCAAATACCGCAACAAGATCGGCGTGGATGTGGCCGCCGAAGCGCTAAGGGATTATCTGCGCCAGCGCAAGGGCACCATTGACGATCTCACGAGACACGCCAGGGTCTGCCGTGTCGAGCGTGTCATGCAGCCCTACCTGGAGGCGCTGCTTTGA
- a CDS encoding TSUP family transporter, which produces MTAYLVVCLVSLLTSGVTLYSGFGLGTVLLPVFALVFPPETAIAATALVHGANNVFKLALVGARADRGLVLRFGLPAIAAAAAGAAAMGYVSHFGEIVRYSVGPREAVVTPLKLAMAGLMVFFAVFELLPRLRALRFDRKYLVLGGLLSGFFGGFSGHQGALRSAFLVKVGVSTGAFVGTNAVIGFLVDAVRIAVYAWVFLAAGEGSPIAPGEWPLILVAALSAFAGVLLGKRHLHAVTMGTVQTLTGGLLVAIAVALGSGLV; this is translated from the coding sequence ATGACCGCGTACTTGGTGGTCTGCCTTGTGTCGCTGCTCACCTCCGGCGTCACCCTGTATTCCGGGTTCGGGCTGGGCACCGTGCTTCTGCCGGTGTTCGCGCTCGTCTTCCCCCCGGAGACCGCCATCGCGGCGACGGCCCTCGTGCACGGGGCCAATAACGTGTTCAAACTGGCACTGGTCGGCGCCAGGGCGGACCGGGGACTGGTCCTTCGCTTCGGGCTGCCGGCCATCGCGGCGGCTGCCGCCGGCGCGGCCGCCATGGGGTATGTTTCCCATTTCGGCGAGATCGTCCGGTACAGTGTCGGACCGCGCGAGGCGGTGGTCACACCGCTCAAACTGGCCATGGCGGGGCTCATGGTGTTCTTCGCCGTGTTTGAGCTTCTGCCCCGGCTGCGCGCGCTTCGCTTCGACCGCAAGTATCTTGTCTTGGGCGGCCTGCTTTCGGGGTTCTTTGGCGGGTTCTCCGGACACCAGGGGGCTCTGCGCTCCGCCTTCCTCGTGAAGGTGGGCGTTTCCACCGGGGCTTTTGTGGGCACCAACGCGGTGATCGGCTTCCTGGTGGATGCCGTCCGCATCGCGGTCTACGCCTGGGTGTTTCTGGCGGCGGGGGAGGGCAGCCCCATCGCCCCCGGCGAATGGCCCCTGATCCTTGTGGCGGCTCTGAGCGCCTTCGCGGGCGTCCTGCTCGGCAAGCGCCACCTTCACGCGGTGACCATGGGAACGGTGCAGACCCTGACCGGGGGGCTTCTGGTGGCCATCGCCGTCGCGCTGGGGTCGGGGCTCGTGTGA
- a CDS encoding nucleotidyl transferase AbiEii/AbiGii toxin family protein, which produces MNYSRERRVNHSHTLVRYGVERLMYRLSRSSHADRFVLKGAVLFFLWMGDGHRPTRDLDLLGLGDLSAETLRGIFEEACAVPVEDDGTQFLSAGIEIEEIRETENYQGLRVTIPGQLGNIQLRVSVDVGFGDAVVPDPQKVAYPVLLDLPHPEMHAYPREAVVAEKVDAMILLGLQNSRMKDYYDLWALAREFPFEAAALARALDATLKRRGRDLPPRLPSGLEDEFAANPAKQTQWKAFLRRTIPGKTDLDLGEVVSSLRGFLAPVLDSVLSGHSPRLHWTPGQGWTETA; this is translated from the coding sequence TTGAACTATTCGCGTGAACGCCGGGTGAACCACAGCCACACCCTGGTGCGGTATGGGGTCGAACGCCTGATGTACCGTCTCTCGCGTTCGTCCCACGCGGACAGGTTTGTTCTAAAGGGCGCGGTCCTGTTCTTTCTTTGGATGGGAGACGGGCACCGCCCCACACGGGATCTGGACCTGCTTGGTCTCGGCGATCTTTCGGCCGAAACCCTGCGAGGCATCTTCGAGGAGGCGTGCGCCGTGCCCGTCGAAGACGACGGAACCCAGTTCCTCAGTGCCGGAATCGAGATCGAGGAAATCCGGGAGACCGAGAACTATCAGGGACTGCGGGTCACGATTCCCGGACAGCTCGGAAACATTCAGCTGCGCGTCTCAGTGGATGTCGGATTCGGAGACGCCGTTGTGCCCGACCCACAGAAGGTTGCCTATCCTGTCCTGCTCGACCTCCCACATCCCGAAATGCATGCGTACCCCAGAGAGGCGGTTGTGGCGGAAAAGGTTGACGCCATGATCCTTCTTGGACTTCAGAACAGCCGCATGAAGGACTACTACGACCTGTGGGCGCTCGCGCGGGAGTTTCCGTTCGAGGCTGCCGCACTGGCCCGGGCCCTCGACGCCACTCTCAAACGGCGTGGCCGCGACCTGCCGCCGCGGCTGCCGTCCGGGCTTGAGGATGAGTTTGCCGCCAACCCAGCCAAGCAGACGCAGTGGAAGGCATTTCTGCGGCGCACGATTCCCGGCAAAACGGACCTTGACCTCGGGGAGGTTGTCTCGTCCCTTCGCGGGTTTCTCGCACCGGTCCTGGACTCCGTCCTCTCCGGCCATTCGCCCCGCCTCCATTGGACGCCAGGGCAGGGCTGGACGGAGACTGCATGA
- a CDS encoding DUF1501 domain-containing protein: MEAEGADRSIPRRTALKRCLLGTAALAAAGHRPTHAAPAPPRAKAVIQIWMWGGPSHLDTFDPKPDAGRDYCGPLDQVIETNVPGIQINAALPMLARHADKYAILRSMTHRINAHETASYMVQTGCAPGRLVFPSAGAVVSLFKGYDHGYSGIVPPYIVLTELQGRFSEAGFLGQRYKPFATGGDPAKTPFAVEGIVAEGISDDRQRSRRNFLHALDTLGRAHPDSPAFQALDRSEENAYGLMFGEARSLFDLSTEGDEVRERYGKNTFGQSCLTARRLVERGVPYVTINYKGWDTHKQHFETMKRKLPELDRGMSALLEDLHQRGLLESTIVWWGGEFGRTPKVLWEAPWNGGRGHFGDCFCSVVAGGGFRGGAVVGASDAHGEEVAERPVYPADLIGTLYTLLGINPDGPLPNSKGIEVNVLPAPGPGEKRGGLLKEIVKA; the protein is encoded by the coding sequence ATGGAAGCTGAAGGAGCGGACCGGAGCATCCCCCGCCGCACGGCGCTCAAACGGTGCCTGCTGGGGACGGCGGCCTTGGCGGCGGCGGGTCATCGCCCGACGCACGCCGCCCCCGCGCCCCCGCGCGCCAAGGCCGTCATCCAGATATGGATGTGGGGCGGCCCGTCCCATCTGGACACCTTCGACCCGAAGCCGGACGCGGGGCGCGACTACTGCGGCCCCCTGGACCAGGTCATCGAGACCAATGTCCCCGGCATTCAGATCAACGCCGCGCTCCCGATGCTGGCCCGGCACGCGGACAAGTACGCCATCCTCCGCAGCATGACCCACCGCATCAATGCGCACGAAACGGCGTCCTACATGGTGCAAACCGGGTGCGCGCCCGGCCGCCTTGTTTTCCCCTCCGCCGGGGCCGTTGTCTCGCTCTTTAAGGGCTACGACCACGGTTACAGCGGCATTGTTCCGCCCTACATTGTCCTGACGGAACTCCAGGGACGCTTCTCCGAGGCGGGCTTTCTGGGCCAGCGCTACAAGCCCTTTGCCACCGGGGGCGATCCCGCCAAAACCCCCTTCGCCGTGGAGGGCATTGTGGCCGAGGGGATCTCGGACGACCGGCAGCGGAGCCGCAGAAACTTTCTGCACGCGCTGGACACGCTCGGCCGCGCCCACCCGGACAGTCCCGCCTTCCAGGCCCTGGACCGCAGCGAGGAAAACGCCTACGGCCTCATGTTCGGCGAGGCGCGCAGCCTCTTCGACCTTTCCACGGAGGGGGATGAGGTCCGCGAACGCTACGGAAAGAACACCTTCGGCCAGTCCTGCCTGACGGCACGCCGCCTGGTGGAGCGGGGCGTGCCCTATGTCACCATCAACTACAAGGGATGGGACACGCACAAGCAGCACTTCGAGACCATGAAACGAAAACTCCCCGAACTGGACCGGGGGATGTCAGCCCTGCTGGAAGACCTGCACCAGAGAGGACTGCTGGAGAGCACCATCGTCTGGTGGGGCGGCGAGTTTGGCCGGACGCCCAAGGTGCTCTGGGAGGCCCCCTGGAACGGCGGGCGCGGCCATTTTGGCGACTGCTTCTGCTCCGTTGTCGCAGGGGGAGGGTTTCGCGGGGGTGCCGTGGTGGGGGCGTCGGACGCGCACGGCGAGGAGGTCGCCGAAAGGCCGGTTTACCCCGCGGACCTCATCGGCACCCTGTACACCCTGCTGGGGATCAACCCGGACGGGCCGCTGCCCAACAGCAAGGGGATCGAGGTGAACGTGCTGCCCGCGCCGGGGCCCGGCGAAAAACGGGGGGGACTGCTCAAGGAAATTGTGAAAGCATGA
- a CDS encoding DUF1559 domain-containing protein, with protein MRRTGFTLIELLVVIAIIGILAAILLPALARAREAARRSSCQNNLKQWGIIFKMYANEAKGGSFPPVASWPYVAFAADPFSTYPEYLTDVAILICPSDSHGTVDMLYCCDNPGDQTWHSNFLDRTYQKGETWIQARAFMMQESYAYLGWVFDRMDSRPEYEALLSACAPAFASAVPAAFPDIDPALVSRALAENVPVQLAQLFEFLLPKLLPSLLNPANRQLESPARQAMDDDYEVTPPAGNGGQTTIHRIREGIERFLITDINNPGASAMAQSTLPIMGDLIGSGAGLSVFNHLPGGCNVLYMDGHCEFVRYPGTAPVTPAVANLLGLLAAGFDVS; from the coding sequence ATGCGAAGGACCGGTTTTACCCTGATCGAACTTCTTGTTGTCATCGCAATCATTGGAATTCTTGCGGCCATTCTTCTGCCGGCACTGGCGCGGGCGCGCGAGGCGGCGCGGCGCTCCAGCTGCCAAAACAACCTTAAGCAGTGGGGCATCATTTTCAAAATGTATGCCAACGAGGCAAAGGGCGGCTCCTTTCCACCGGTGGCGTCGTGGCCCTATGTCGCCTTTGCCGCCGACCCCTTTTCCACGTACCCTGAGTACCTGACAGACGTGGCGATTCTGATCTGCCCGTCGGATTCCCACGGCACGGTGGACATGCTGTACTGCTGCGACAATCCCGGCGACCAGACCTGGCACAGCAACTTTCTGGACCGCACCTATCAGAAGGGGGAAACGTGGATCCAGGCGCGGGCGTTCATGATGCAGGAGAGTTACGCCTATCTTGGGTGGGTGTTTGACCGCATGGACAGCCGCCCGGAATATGAGGCGCTGCTGAGCGCGTGCGCGCCGGCGTTTGCAAGCGCCGTGCCGGCGGCCTTTCCCGACATTGACCCGGCCCTTGTCTCGCGGGCCCTCGCCGAAAATGTTCCGGTGCAGCTTGCCCAGCTTTTCGAGTTCCTTCTCCCCAAACTTCTCCCGTCACTGCTTAACCCGGCAAACCGGCAGCTGGAGTCGCCCGCCCGGCAGGCCATGGATGACGACTACGAGGTGACGCCGCCGGCCGGCAACGGGGGCCAGACCACCATCCACCGCATCCGCGAGGGGATTGAGCGGTTCCTGATCACGGACATCAACAATCCGGGGGCCAGCGCCATGGCGCAGAGCACCCTGCCGATCATGGGCGACCTGATCGGTTCCGGGGCGGGCCTCAGCGTGTTCAACCACCTGCCGGGCGGGTGCAACGTCCTTTACATGGACGGGCACTGCGAGTTTGTTCGCTATCCAGGCACCGCGCCCGTCACGCCGGCCGTGGCGAACCTTCTCGGCCTGCTCGCGGCGGGCTTCGACGTGAGTTGA
- a CDS encoding DUF1080 domain-containing protein has protein sequence MPCRPFILAATLAAVCIACLVPAHAEEGGGEYVPLFNGKDLEGWTPKIKGYPLGENHGDTFRVEDGVIKVCYDQYKAFDEKFGHLFYKTPFTDYRLRVEYRFTGEQVEGGAGWAFRNSGVMICGQDPKTMGLNQDFPASIEVQLLGGKGTGERHTVNLCTPGTNVVMNGALHTAHCTDSTSKTYHGDQWVTVEIEVKGGNIRHIIDGETVLAYSEPQLDPSDKDAKALLDAGAPKILTGGTISLQSESHPVEFRRIEIMELKK, from the coding sequence ATGCCGTGCAGACCGTTCATTCTTGCCGCAACGCTTGCCGCCGTGTGCATTGCCTGTCTCGTCCCCGCCCATGCCGAAGAGGGCGGCGGGGAATATGTGCCGCTGTTCAACGGGAAGGACCTGGAGGGATGGACGCCCAAAATCAAGGGGTATCCCCTGGGCGAGAACCACGGCGACACCTTCCGCGTGGAGGACGGGGTCATCAAGGTCTGCTACGACCAGTACAAAGCCTTCGATGAGAAGTTCGGCCACCTGTTTTACAAGACCCCCTTCACGGACTACCGCCTGCGCGTGGAATACCGGTTCACCGGCGAGCAGGTGGAGGGCGGGGCCGGTTGGGCCTTCCGCAACAGCGGCGTCATGATCTGCGGGCAGGATCCGAAAACCATGGGCCTCAACCAGGACTTCCCCGCGTCCATCGAGGTGCAGCTTCTCGGGGGCAAGGGCACCGGCGAGCGCCACACGGTCAACCTCTGCACGCCTGGGACGAATGTGGTGATGAACGGCGCGCTGCACACCGCCCACTGCACCGATTCCACCTCGAAGACCTACCACGGCGACCAGTGGGTGACGGTGGAAATCGAGGTCAAGGGCGGCAACATCCGCCACATTATTGACGGCGAGACGGTCCTGGCGTACAGCGAGCCGCAGCTCGACCCCTCCGACAAGGACGCCAAGGCGCTGTTGGACGCCGGCGCGCCGAAGATCCTGACCGGCGGCACCATCTCCCTCCAGTCAGAAAGCCATCCCGTCGAGTTCCGCAGAATCGAGATCATGGAACTCAAGAAGTAG
- a CDS encoding HAD family phosphatase: MPVKIILSDIDGCISPEESMAWDEALFGRFVRVCRAAAAGEGQLPPLTLCTGRPQPYVEVLLKILDIRLPAICEGGAVLYSLRDNRSLFVPSIQPDQIRKLQALRAAIQDEVFPAYPELVYQFGKESQMSLFCEDPDIFPDVTRRVQALVAAIPGLNVHISPSRYYLNIDLAGVTKGGAIKLLLDGLGIARDEAAGIGDTMGDWSIREAVGFFACPANAVPQLREAADYVSPHNDLAGILDILERPELRMG; this comes from the coding sequence ATGCCCGTAAAAATCATCCTCTCCGACATAGACGGCTGCATCTCCCCCGAGGAGTCCATGGCCTGGGACGAGGCCCTGTTCGGCCGCTTCGTCCGCGTGTGCCGTGCGGCGGCGGCGGGGGAGGGGCAGCTGCCCCCCCTGACCCTCTGCACCGGCCGCCCCCAGCCCTATGTCGAGGTGCTGCTGAAGATTCTGGACATCCGGCTCCCCGCCATCTGCGAGGGCGGCGCCGTGCTCTACTCGCTCCGCGACAACCGGTCCCTCTTCGTCCCGTCCATCCAGCCGGACCAGATCCGCAAGCTCCAAGCACTCCGCGCCGCCATCCAGGACGAGGTCTTCCCCGCGTATCCCGAGCTGGTCTACCAGTTCGGCAAGGAGTCGCAGATGTCCCTCTTCTGCGAAGACCCGGACATCTTCCCCGACGTCACCCGGCGGGTGCAGGCGCTGGTCGCCGCCATCCCCGGACTCAACGTCCACATCTCGCCGTCGCGCTACTACCTCAACATAGACCTCGCGGGCGTCACCAAGGGCGGGGCGATCAAACTCCTGCTCGACGGCCTCGGCATCGCCCGCGACGAGGCCGCCGGCATCGGCGACACCATGGGCGACTGGTCCATCCGCGAGGCCGTCGGCTTCTTCGCCTGCCCGGCCAACGCCGTCCCCCAACTCCGCGAGGCGGCCGACTACGTCTCCCCCCACAACGATCTCGCCGGGATTCTGGACATTCTGGAGCGCCCCGAACTCCGGATGGGCTGA